A stretch of DNA from Cannabis sativa cultivar Pink pepper isolate KNU-18-1 chromosome X, ASM2916894v1, whole genome shotgun sequence:
GGTACTTTGTTCCAGAAATTAATTCGGTTACTTCATGAAACAACTCTAACTTATCACACAATTGTTGAGCATTTTGCCAATCAATTTCCGAAGGGCACACCTCAAACGCAACTCTCGCAGCCTTGCACGTTCAAATACTGTCTTGTAGGATAAAGCTGTGCTAAGCATTAGAAAAGTTGAATTCCACCTCGTGACACAATCAAGTGATATTTTTTTGGTGTATGGTACTCCAAGTTGACGAGCAGTGTCTTCAAATTTTTCATGTCTTTTTGGTGTGCCCGACCAATAAGCAACACTGTCTCGAATTTTGTCAACACTATCACCAATGACAGATAAGCCTTCTTTGacaattagatttaaaatatgtgCACAACAACGCACATGTAGCAACTTTCCCTTCAAAATAAAACTGTCAGGCTCAAATTGTCCTTTCAAAAGATCAATCATGGAATCATTGGCAGTATAGTTATCGAGAGTCATTGTACTGATCTTGTCTTCTATTTTCCAATCATTAAGACAAGATCTTAGGGCCTCAAGTAGTGCTGGAGCATCGTGAGGACACGAAACATACTTGAAACTCAATATCTGACTGTGTAAGTTCCAAGAATCATCAATAAAATGAGCTGTTACAGCCTTATATCCCCTCTTCTGATGATTTGCAGTCCACATGTTACTGGTTATGGCTATTCTGCTCCTacttttttccaaattttgcTTGCACTTTTCTTTCTCAGTTTTATACATTTTCATAATGTTTGACCTAATTGTATTCCTTGACACCATTTGAAACATGGGACATAAAGTGCTTGAATATTCTATAAACCCGCTATGCTCAACCATAGACAAAGGATATTCGTGCTTAACGATCATTTGAGCCAATTTGGTCCTTGCTAAATCAGgatcaaaattaaaagaaactaaaGGGCTTGCAGTTGCACTAGGATTGGCGGCAAGTTGGGCCTTTCTTACAGGACACGTTTTCACGTGAGAATTTAAATGCCTAGTCCCACTAGAACTTTCTCCCACCAGCTTACGCTCGCAATACTTGCAAACTGCTTTAATTTTTCCATCAATTTTTTCCCGTGTGAAATGATCCCATGCACGAGAAGTTCTTTTTCTCTGATTCTGAGTTTCATCTACTGTATTGCTAACAGATTGTACTTCATTTGTAGTTGATGGCACAAAATCAACATCATCCTCAAAATTAGAATCGATTTGACCAGACATTCTATTTTAACCTAAATTAACACCTATTCTCAAATCTATCAATTAATCCATGCAATTGCTTTAGAAATATGATAAACATATCTACGAAAAATCGGGCAGCATTTTCCCTATTTTATTAACCTAACCATCTGTCaattttaactataaataatcaGATAACACACAATTTATCATCCTTATATCACCGCAGCACACAAatttcgcagaacctacttcactatggatgaatatataagatattcaaactcttctataaattatatgtaatataataaaataattatataaaaaaatatatatacctccGATGAATCGAGATTGAAATTCCCACTTGACTCAAATTCTTTTCAAACACTTGTAAAACGCCAAAgcctataaaaaatataaaacagaGCAAAATCAAATGGAGCCAATAATTCATGTttgaaaacagagaagaaaaaaattccTCAAGTAGAATCACTTGTACTAAAATCTCTTATGGCCAAATAACACAAAGCATAAGATATTAAGATCTCACAATAGAACCAACCAAGCCAGAAAGAAACAATGAAGTAGCATTAATCAACATTGTTCAATCTAAATTGTTCAAACATTCATGAATAATACTTCCACATCCATCACTGCCATTTATTTTAACACTCTATTGTAAATGGATGACTGATTTATTGATTATAGAACTTTAGACTGAAAATTCCAAGTGGAAAGCATAGGCAATAACTACTACATTAAacaataatatatagatattcaTATAAACTAGAAAACACAACCTGATGACTCAACCCATAATACATCAACGCATACTTTGTCAACTCCTGTCGTTTTATCATAGTCAAAACAGGTCAATCTCATATTCTCAAAAGTTCTCTATGTTATGACTCAGcccatataaaatatatattatcaaaTTGAACCATACTtgacttttttcttttcaaaaagatttaattaatttaaaagtacCAAATATTATCAAACACCAGTAAATTTATTTTGCATGCCATAAAAAAAAACACTGATCATAATAAGTCAtacaaatcagaaaaaaaaaagattagaatAAAATTAGAAGGAAGATATGATCAAACAAACAATTTAAAGAAAGAACTTACCCAGAATCAGAGAAGGCCGATCGAGAAAAGAGCTGGGTAGCCAGCAGCCGGAGCTCTGTCGTCgtcagagagagagaggaaacgAGAGAGAAGTCCAGATCTAAACAGTGAGAAGAAATTAGaatttgggattttttttagggatttaggtttttttctttaatatttgaaACCCGGCCGGGCCGGGCTCAACCCGAAATAATTTGtaccgggccgggccgggccagaAGCTGGATAAGAGCCCGAATAATTCGGGCCACATTTGGCCCGTCAGGCTGGGGGCCCGGCTCGGCCCGCGAAAATGGCCCAGATTGACATTCCTAGTTCGACCTGCAGGTAAAAGAGGGAGAGGCTATACTTGTGTGGATAGACATCGTGTTACGATTTTTATATTTACTACGCAAGTATatgcaatcaagtagtatctcacacaagtgaggtcgaaccacagggaatttgattaagtactactaaactatacttatgattctattcggtaaaattataaatttgcaATTTGAAAGGAAATTACTcagaaaataaaagagaaagtAAACgacgattaatcaagatgagagattagggaggtgaatcttgttgataagttaccaatgttaatacctaattgctatccttatctcaatgtgaatgacagattataaattaacctaactcttttcagaagTTTTAGGTTCTAAacaatatgttctctaattaacttcttaattaaatcaacataaaatcagcattaagcaataatctattagtcactgaggctatgtaaatactttcgtttcacatcaaaacctagaccctagactatccaaattttagcattctcaattctcacttttcagatttcgaattgagatcattgaacatgtaaaaggtgatcaagcttgcacatgggattaaacacaaataaagatagtattcacacataagataaaggaatggcaattatttattaaccaggcataaacttaaacaacattcatcatcctcccttattgggaaatttagttcaacataactctaaaaacatctatgattaatttagaaacaaaaacaaacataaagaagaaattaatggtaaaagaaagaaactagaaggtgatatcacTCTGGGTCTTCacgatagcttcctctccacttgcatccactatttaggtctatttctgcttacttttgaccttcagtgtcgtatttcttatatagggatgagtagTGTGCCTCTAAtggagagaaaaatcaaaattaggtcaaaaccaCGACGTCCGTACCAAGTCGCGACCAAcccttaagctggtcgcgactacaggcaaacctcaaaaatcagaggttctgccaaatctcgaagtcgcgaccagagtcGCGACCTGGAAAAacggtcgcgacctggctctcatgaggtcgcgactactgacgcTTCTagagccgaattttccaattttttttccagtttatcccagttttttgccatttgactgaatttgaactttaacactccgggaacctgaaataatgaaaatcaagcgtaaaactgctccaaaagacaccaatagacgagataatgctaactttaaagacacaaaacataggctaattataacctaacaaaatctcccaaactagattcttactcgcccccgagtaagataaaaaagactaactacgctatcagataattacTATGCTTCTGACTCATGCTCTGATTTcctccttgcataaactagaattttgatcctactaactctaacaattaactcggatgctcaattaataacactaggtacaactgcaacaatttattcaaatgtgaaacattgttataaaagttttactctttccaacagttccacaatccgataactcataagcttgcatgcttacctttctccactaatgttgataGTGTTCTtcggaatcattaggtcttttaaaGGCTTAAGCAtaatggctcagatattcagggataggcaaaagacaaTTTTTGGCTCAaaatatcataagcacacaaatagaacccacaagcttcttacttttctttttttttaaaaaaaatcctatAATGTTCCccaaatttaccaagattgatagaagatatctctattatttttccaacatcactgaatctctttttttttcaaacatatttttactttttattgttttttttttctcatatttcattttttttctcagtgacattgaattacaatttttcctcttctcaatcttacaagtttttctccctctcactaaATGTTTcttctcccccaaactaattatgtagcttataatatcatggataacatggtgaagaaaaaattaatagtgtggttgcacAATTTTTCAAATCAACGGGTGAAAAACAaaacaggtttaggctcaaaaggttcactagggatacacattattatggtaggcttgaaaggctcaaactatccaacaaatgcctaagtcatattccaattgaacactatcaaggatttcgcctcaaaagaataaacatgcaagttctaagctatcctgtcaatcttaccacaaaccatagtaaaacagttataacaattttcacagattgagtAATTGCAATTgtacacaggtttctaagcatctaaactaatccaaagagttaacagaatcaagcacacaattattttacaatttcagatcacattacactaatcagcagtatacaactatcctctagcttattgccattccttaactaaaacaaaaaaacaaaaacaaaaaattaaaatgcagaaaatttttaaaaaaattttaaatctctCTCCCCAAActaatatgacattgtccccaatgtgacattaaagaaaaaggaaaggaaacttacctgagcgccacatcaacaagcggttgacgcccgtaataagcatCATGCTGGACAACTTGAAAGCTGTTTTTAAAAATGCCCTCAAGCTTGGCATGtaatgagtttgaaccaaaagccacaccaacaacacaagactttcgatgatgagcttggggagaagcctttcgtagctcgtAAAGGATATactatggtgttgatgaaatatatggatcaATTGGTGGTTTGtttgtcaatatcattgatgcagttgaatcaatgatgtcatgttcttcctcatcctccaatgtcacagtttcaacactttcatctaacaacccttcttcttgttgctcactcttcaCTTGGCTATCCACACCCTCACttatgatttcatattcaatgatttccttttcacaaggatcttgatcttcaactgTAGaatcattatcttccttgtattgaaataatgacccttcttcattgtaccaacaactctcataactttcatcattggagttattacattctgaatcatgagtcattgaattatcacataaagatctcaccatgtcagttaagcgatgaatctctcctggaagtgattgtagaagtgatagtagttgctcctctttttgagtttgttgggataaatttgggcaataaggtgggtattggtgactccaaccctgaagtgatggattccaatgccaatcgtaatcaaaatctgccatatcattcaacagatttattacatcatagcctctcattaataaaggtgctccagttgcctctgctccataatcaacccaacTTCTTGTTTCATCGTTAAGTACATTATACAAGAGCcatgtaaaacatccacttgagaaagtgggataacatctctctcctagctctttaaatctcctccaagcagaatagaatggttcattgtgttgttggacgaaatcctcaagatataacATCTGCATTTATCTTGCAgttcaaactcataagtaaaacattagtaaaattaaaaaataaaactaaattagtactaaaaagataaaaaattgaaacaacaaaattaatactaaaactaaaaataaaaaccaaattagaacaaaatttaatttttaataatattacaaaatttaatctaaaagaaacagattagaaataagcaaaagaattaaccaaagtagaagttagtataattttatgtaatattaatctttaaacaattccccggcaacggcgccaaaaacttgttacgatttttatatttactacgcaagtatacacaatcaagtagtatctcacgcaagtgaggtcgaaccacagggaattggattaagtactactaaactatacttatgattctattcggtaaaataataaatttgcaatttgaaaggaaattactcagaaaattaaatagaaagtaaacgacgattaatcaagatgagagattagggaggtgaatcctgttgataagttaccaatgttaatacctaattgctatccttatctcaatgtgaatgacagattataaattaacctaactcttttcagatcttttaggttctaaataatatgttctctaattaacttcttcattaaatcaacacaaaattagcattaagcaataatctattcgtcactgaggctatgtaaatactttcgtttcacatcaaaacctagactatccaaattttagcattctcaattctcacttttcagatttcgaattgagatcattgaacatgtaaaaggtgatcaagcttgcacatgggattaaacacaaataaagatagtattcacacataagatgaaggaatggcaattatttattaactagttataaacttaaacaacattcatcatcctcccttattgggaaatttggttcaacataactctaaaaacatccatgattaattcagaaacaaaaacaaacataaagaagaaattaagggtaaaagaaagaaactagaaggtgatattggtctgggtcttcaagatagcttcctctccacttgcatccactatttaggtctatttctgcttacttttgaccttcagtgtcgtattccttatatagggatgagtagtgtgcctccaattgagagaaaaatcaaaattaggtcaaaaccacgacgtccgtaccaagtcgcgactagcccttaagctggtcgcgactacaggcaaatcTCGAAAATCAGAGGTTCTGCCGaatctcgaagtcgcgaccagagtcGCGACCTAGAAAAAGGGTCACGACCTGGCTCTCatgaggtcgcgactactgacgcTTCTGGAgctgaattttccaatttttttccagtttatcccaatttttcgccatttgactgaatttgaactttaacactccgggaacctaaaataatgaaaatcaagcttaaaactgctccaaaagacaccaatagacgcgataatgctaactttaaagacccgaaacataggctaattataacctaacacaTTGTGTGCGGGGAGTGTCAGAGCGAGTGTATGGAGGCTCGCATGTGAACCCATGGGGGCACGCATGCAATCCGTGCGTGAGTGGGGGGCTCGCACGCGTGCCGTGAGTGTATGTTGGGGAGGGAGAGCAAGTCAAGGGTAGTGTGGTGTGTGCGAATGGGGGGCTCACGTGGGAGCCCATGGGGGCTCACACGAAAGCCGTGAGTGCATATGTGGGAGGGAGAGCAAGTGAGGGGGAGTGTGGTGTGTGCGAGTGTGGGGCTCGCATGGGAGCCCATGGGGGCTCGCACAGGAGCTGTTAGTGCAAGTGCGGGAGGGAGTGTTATGTGAGCGAGAGGACTCGCATGCAAGCCCATGGGGGGCTTGCATGCGAGTTGTGTGTTCATTTGGGGGAGTTGGCTGTGCATGTAGGGGAATTTGGGTGTTTGGGAGAAGGGAGTCAAAGGTAAGGTTTTTTGGGTGTATTTTGGAGGGATGTGCGTATAAGGAAAGAAGCGAAGGCGTGTAGACAAAGATGACGTTTGATGAGAGCTCCAAGGACTAGGAATGCAAGGAAAGAGCTTACGACCATGCCTTCGGAAGACTGAGAGCAAGGAGGTACAAGTAATGGCGACAAACGGACCAGGAAGGCCTGAAGACCCGACCAACGATGCGTAGAAACCACTCTCCAACATCCTATACCTGGGGACCACCCCGCTTGCAGCTGGAGACCATGCGCATGTACCCGTAGACCATCCTCCTATAGCCTGTAATTGGGGACTATCTAACACCTGACAAGGGTACTGGGCGCCAGGCCACCTCCAGCACCGGCAACTGGAGACCACGCCCATGTACCCAGGGACCATACTCCTGCAGCTTGCAACTGGGCACCATGCACATGTCCTTGGAGACCATCCTCCCGCAGCCTGCAACTAGGGACCATGCGCATGTACCTAGAGACCATCCTC
This window harbors:
- the LOC115724963 gene encoding zinc finger BED domain-containing protein RICESLEEPER 2-like — its product is MSGQIDSNFEDDVDFVPSTTNEVQSVSNTVDETQNQRKRTSRAWDHFTREKIDGKIKAVCKYCERKLVGESSSGTRHLNSHVKTCPVRKAQLAANPSATASPLVSFNFDPDLARTKLAQMIVKHEYPLSMVEHSGFIEYSSTLCPMFQMVSRNTIRSNIMKMYKTEKEKCKQNLEKSRSRIAITSNMWTANHQKRGYKAVTAHFIDDSWNLHSQILSFKYVSCPHDAPALLEALRSCLNDWKIEDKISTMTLDNYTANDSMIDLLKGQFEPDSFILKGKLLHVRCCAHILNLIVKEGLSVIGDSVDKIRDSVAYWSGTPKRHEKFEDTARQLGVPYTKKISLDCVTRWNSTFLMLSTALSYKTVFERARLRELRLRCALRKLIGKMLNNCVIS